A stretch of Sphingorhabdus sp. YGSMI21 DNA encodes these proteins:
- a CDS encoding tyrosine-type recombinase/integrase — protein MTESINEIQRTRAALLMDFEDYLVRQRGLSPRTIYHTLRFANRFLDHRFGSRMIDLTRLRAADTTNFVQHILARRTPYRDKTVTTHLRTFFQYLFACGATSANLALSIPKTAQRWNARLPRHLSPGAVEAILASVHSNPRHGARDYAMLLLMARLGLRASEIIKVQLDDIDWRAGELLVRGKGGLHDRLPITAEVGEALSRYLREERGPTTCRTMFVTHRAPHRGFKDGQIANAILKDALAATGQKPVTPYVGSHLLRHSLATRLINAGASLDEVGDMLRHRSRSSTMIYARLDIEGLRSIAQPWPVAGGGQ, from the coding sequence ATGACTGAATCTATTAACGAGATACAGCGCACACGAGCAGCGTTGCTGATGGACTTTGAGGACTATCTTGTAAGGCAGCGAGGCCTCAGTCCGCGCACCATCTACCACACGCTTCGCTTCGCCAACCGGTTCCTCGATCACCGCTTCGGGAGCCGAATGATCGACCTGACGCGCCTTCGCGCCGCCGACACTACCAACTTTGTGCAGCACATATTGGCGCGCAGGACGCCATATCGCGACAAGACAGTGACGACCCATTTGCGGACCTTCTTCCAATATCTGTTCGCGTGCGGGGCGACCTCGGCAAATCTGGCCTTGAGTATACCAAAGACGGCCCAGCGCTGGAATGCGCGGCTGCCCCGGCACCTGTCGCCCGGTGCAGTCGAGGCCATTCTCGCTTCGGTGCACAGCAATCCCCGTCATGGCGCACGCGATTATGCAATGTTGCTGCTCATGGCGCGGTTGGGGCTGCGCGCTTCCGAGATTATCAAGGTCCAGCTTGATGATATAGACTGGCGAGCGGGCGAACTGCTCGTGCGCGGCAAGGGCGGGCTGCATGACAGGCTGCCAATAACAGCCGAGGTTGGCGAAGCGTTGAGCCGGTATCTTCGTGAGGAGCGTGGGCCGACGACCTGCCGAACGATGTTCGTCACGCACCGTGCGCCGCATCGCGGGTTCAAGGACGGCCAGATCGCCAACGCTATCCTCAAGGATGCACTGGCGGCCACGGGGCAGAAGCCGGTCACACCTTATGTGGGATCGCACCTCCTGCGTCATAGCCTTGCGACCCGGCTCATCAATGCTGGTGCATCGCTCGACGAGGTGGGCGATATGCTGCGACACCGCTCGCGATCATCGACCATGATATATGCTCGGCTTGATATTGAGGGCCTCAGGTCCATCGCGCAGCCATGGCCGGTTGCAGGAGGCGGACAATGA
- a CDS encoding strawberry notch family protein, which produces MPALIKVAQQIAYALSCGRHLKRNDINEFFQTATGGSDAAHSWSIADSNHAIELGALLWLRDRSRIGSNSPLAEVEARLEWLNSALPPRHVRSEEQNTLQQFSTPPILSWLMAKAAQLSKADLVLEPSAGTGMLALWPAIQGIPVLLNEIDPARRLVLRELFPGAAISAHDGELIDDLLPAAPRPNVVLINPPFAQSAERGKDAKTAMRHLRAAFRLASPTARIVAIMPESFKAKDFVRGNDPAGLLLDLVIEGAFREVGTGVSVRLVVIDKGSNREAADTQLVASLGALHDSIAALPGRQSSAVPNFAPPVLRHAYLPPSVERRNRPLAPFANRGAEIAVCEALDYVVLDNPAELPEQVGIYLPYRPSRVSIKEAPPHPTPLVESVAMGSVPAPIVTANPLLPAGWKDMELLSEAQCETLIYASAAFARDLPGRFAPDDKGSQLAIAEDGHSYRQGFFLGDGTGAGKGRQIAAIIMDRWLAGERRHIWISKNEALIEDARRDWQALGGLPLDIQPLSAWKLGQKVGSSQGILFVTYPTLRSGRMECTRLDQIIQWAGGDFEGVIAFDEAHAMANALGSIGSRGPVKGSQQGIAGLRLQNLLPRSRVLYASATGASDIANLGYATRLGLWGTETAFATYDDFLSSIRAGGIAAMELVARDLKAQGLYLARALSFAGVEYEILEHQLTAAQIAVYDAYSAAWSIIHQNLEAALEATRVVDEDSGDTLNRNAKAAALSIFEGTKQRFFAQLLLSMKLPSLIPAIEQVLANDKSVVIQLVSTSEAMLDRRIAELSDEEREALDIDLSPREYVIDYLSKSFPVRLMQLFTDEEGNLRSEAMSDAQGNPVLCSRAVAARDKLIEKLCALPPIAIALDAVIDHFGKQAVAEVTGRTRRLITDLKGQQQLERRSPRSNLTEAQAFMDGAKRILIFSDAGGTGRSYHADLNAQNQQRRVHFLLEPGWRADNAIQGLGRTNRTNQASAPLFRPVTTDVKGERRFISTIARRLDTLGALTRGQRQTGGQNLFDPADNLESDYARDALTRWFHLLYDGKLEAVSFARFCELTGLRLENPDGGLTDNLPSIQRWLNRILALPIAIQNAIFDEYLGLIEARIEAAREAGTLDLGIETIAVDNFAIVSDQLLRTDPVSGATTHLLSLDAERQLNPLRFERLAGLDDLSSPHVQPMRNARSGAAALAIPARRIINDDGSVTERKRLLRPLKSANWTIEALSESLWEPVDLESFERIWRAEEQEATRRREHMRIYLTTGLLLPVWNKLGDEHIHVARIVAKDGRALIGRQVDAADLAAISESFGLAHSGSVPASDIANLVMTNGKPIALASQDALDVKRSLVNGSQRIELTGFSPQRLDWYKAKGCFTEIIRYRTRLFVPTNEAASILADLAV; this is translated from the coding sequence ATGCCTGCGCTCATTAAAGTTGCGCAGCAGATAGCCTATGCGCTTAGCTGCGGGCGGCATCTCAAGCGAAATGATATCAATGAATTTTTTCAAACCGCAACAGGCGGCAGTGATGCGGCGCATTCCTGGTCCATCGCCGACAGCAATCATGCGATCGAACTGGGCGCGCTGCTCTGGCTTAGAGACCGCAGCCGGATAGGGAGCAATTCTCCATTGGCAGAAGTTGAAGCCAGGCTTGAATGGCTGAATTCCGCACTGCCGCCCCGCCATGTGCGCAGCGAGGAGCAAAATACACTTCAGCAATTTTCCACGCCGCCGATACTCAGCTGGCTTATGGCAAAGGCAGCGCAGCTCTCGAAAGCTGACCTTGTCCTCGAACCATCGGCCGGCACGGGTATGCTGGCGCTTTGGCCAGCTATCCAAGGAATTCCTGTACTCCTCAACGAGATTGATCCTGCGCGCAGACTTGTTCTACGCGAGCTTTTTCCGGGCGCTGCTATCTCAGCCCATGACGGCGAGCTGATCGATGACCTTCTTCCCGCAGCGCCTCGGCCAAACGTTGTACTCATCAATCCACCCTTTGCGCAGAGCGCCGAACGCGGCAAGGACGCCAAGACGGCGATGCGTCATCTGCGCGCTGCTTTTCGTCTGGCATCGCCGACAGCACGTATCGTTGCAATCATGCCCGAAAGCTTCAAGGCTAAAGACTTTGTTCGAGGTAACGATCCGGCAGGGCTGCTTCTTGATCTGGTCATCGAGGGAGCCTTTCGCGAAGTAGGTACCGGCGTGTCGGTGCGCCTGGTTGTGATCGACAAGGGCAGCAATAGGGAGGCCGCTGACACACAGCTGGTGGCATCGCTCGGCGCACTTCATGATTCTATCGCAGCCCTGCCCGGTCGGCAATCTTCTGCTGTGCCGAACTTTGCGCCACCTGTGCTTCGCCACGCATATCTGCCGCCGAGCGTTGAACGACGCAACCGGCCACTGGCACCCTTTGCGAACCGGGGCGCAGAAATTGCCGTTTGCGAGGCCCTCGACTATGTTGTTCTTGATAACCCGGCGGAACTGCCCGAGCAGGTGGGTATCTATCTGCCCTACCGGCCAAGCCGCGTATCGATAAAAGAAGCACCGCCGCACCCGACGCCGCTGGTGGAATCGGTTGCGATGGGTTCGGTCCCAGCGCCAATTGTCACCGCAAACCCTCTGCTACCTGCTGGCTGGAAAGACATGGAGCTCCTCTCGGAGGCGCAGTGCGAAACACTCATCTATGCAAGCGCCGCCTTCGCACGCGATTTGCCTGGTAGATTTGCACCCGATGATAAAGGCAGCCAGTTAGCAATAGCCGAAGATGGTCACAGCTACCGTCAAGGCTTTTTCCTTGGCGATGGAACCGGCGCTGGCAAAGGCCGTCAGATAGCTGCGATTATCATGGACCGCTGGCTTGCGGGCGAGCGCCGCCACATCTGGATATCCAAGAACGAAGCGCTGATCGAGGACGCGCGGCGGGACTGGCAGGCCCTTGGCGGATTGCCGCTCGATATCCAGCCCTTGTCGGCGTGGAAACTTGGTCAAAAGGTTGGAAGCTCGCAAGGCATCCTGTTCGTGACCTATCCGACATTGCGCTCGGGCCGGATGGAATGCACAAGACTTGATCAGATAATCCAGTGGGCCGGAGGTGATTTCGAGGGCGTTATCGCCTTTGATGAAGCCCATGCGATGGCCAATGCGCTTGGCAGCATCGGTAGCCGCGGACCGGTCAAGGGATCCCAACAGGGAATAGCAGGCCTTCGCTTGCAAAATCTCCTGCCGCGTTCACGTGTCCTCTATGCTTCGGCAACCGGTGCTTCGGATATTGCCAATCTTGGCTATGCGACGCGTCTTGGTCTGTGGGGCACAGAAACCGCCTTTGCGACCTATGACGACTTTCTGAGCAGTATCCGCGCGGGCGGTATTGCGGCAATGGAATTGGTTGCCCGGGATCTGAAAGCTCAAGGCCTCTATCTTGCCCGAGCGCTTTCCTTTGCTGGCGTCGAATATGAAATTCTTGAGCATCAACTTACCGCTGCGCAGATCGCGGTCTACGATGCCTATTCAGCGGCCTGGTCAATCATCCATCAAAATCTGGAAGCAGCACTTGAGGCAACACGCGTGGTTGACGAGGACAGCGGTGATACGCTCAACCGCAATGCCAAGGCAGCGGCCCTGTCCATCTTCGAAGGCACTAAGCAGCGCTTCTTTGCGCAGCTCTTGCTTTCGATGAAGCTCCCGAGTCTAATTCCGGCTATCGAACAGGTGCTCGCAAATGACAAATCGGTCGTCATCCAGCTGGTATCGACATCGGAAGCAATGCTCGATCGGCGGATCGCCGAACTCAGCGATGAAGAGCGCGAAGCCCTCGACATTGACCTGTCGCCCCGCGAATATGTGATCGACTATTTGTCCAAAAGCTTTCCGGTTCGCTTGATGCAGCTGTTCACTGATGAGGAAGGCAATCTACGTTCCGAAGCAATGAGCGATGCGCAGGGCAATCCCGTTCTTTGCAGCCGCGCGGTTGCCGCCCGTGACAAGCTCATTGAGAAGCTCTGTGCGCTTCCGCCCATTGCCATTGCGCTCGACGCAGTGATCGATCATTTTGGAAAACAGGCCGTTGCCGAAGTCACCGGACGCACCCGCCGGCTGATAACCGACCTCAAAGGCCAGCAGCAACTCGAACGCCGGTCGCCGCGCTCAAACCTCACGGAGGCGCAGGCCTTCATGGACGGGGCCAAGAGGATCCTGATATTTTCAGACGCTGGCGGCACCGGTAGGTCCTATCATGCGGACTTAAACGCCCAAAACCAGCAGCGCCGGGTCCATTTCCTGCTCGAGCCGGGCTGGCGGGCGGACAACGCCATTCAGGGCCTTGGCCGCACCAACCGGACCAACCAGGCCTCCGCGCCTTTGTTCCGGCCTGTAACCACCGATGTCAAAGGCGAACGCCGCTTCATATCGACAATCGCGAGGCGTCTGGATACGCTGGGTGCGCTCACCCGGGGCCAAAGACAAACCGGCGGTCAAAATCTTTTTGATCCGGCCGATAATCTCGAAAGCGATTATGCTCGCGATGCGCTGACTCGCTGGTTTCATTTGCTCTATGACGGGAAGCTAGAAGCGGTCTCTTTTGCCCGCTTCTGCGAGCTGACAGGCCTGAGGCTTGAGAACCCAGATGGCGGCCTCACTGACAATCTGCCCTCGATCCAGCGCTGGCTGAACCGCATCCTTGCGCTGCCGATCGCCATCCAGAACGCCATCTTCGATGAATATCTGGGGCTCATCGAGGCGCGCATCGAAGCCGCCCGCGAAGCCGGAACGCTCGATCTTGGCATCGAAACGATCGCGGTCGATAATTTTGCGATTGTTTCGGATCAGCTGCTGCGCACCGATCCGGTATCGGGCGCGACCACGCATCTGCTCAGTCTCGATGCCGAGCGGCAACTCAATCCGCTACGATTTGAGCGTTTGGCGGGGTTGGATGACCTGTCGTCGCCCCATGTTCAGCCTATGCGCAATGCACGCTCGGGCGCCGCCGCGCTTGCTATCCCGGCTCGCCGTATCATCAACGATGACGGATCAGTGACTGAGCGCAAACGTCTCCTGCGTCCGCTCAAATCTGCCAACTGGACAATCGAAGCGCTGAGCGAAAGCCTCTGGGAGCCTGTCGACCTTGAATCATTCGAGCGCATCTGGCGCGCCGAAGAACAAGAGGCCACCAGGCGCCGCGAGCACATGAGAATATATCTGACCACCGGGCTGCTCCTGCCGGTCTGGAACAAGCTTGGCGACGAGCATATCCACGTCGCTCGTATTGTTGCCAAGGATGGACGCGCGCTGATTGGCAGGCAGGTTGATGCCGCCGATCTTGCAGCGATTTCAGAAAGCTTCGGTCTTGCGCATTCAGGCAGCGTTCCGGCCAGCGATATCGCAAATCTGGTCATGACAAATGGCAAGCCCATAGCGCTCGCCAGCCAAGATGCGCTCGATGTGAAGCGATCATTGGTCAATGGATCGCAGCGCATTGAGCTTACTGGTTTCAGTCCCCAGCGCCTCGACTGGTATAAGGCAAAGGGCTGTTTCACCGAAATTATCCGCTACCGCACGCGGCTATTCGTGCCGACGAATGAGGCTGCCAGCATTTTGGCCGATCTCGCGGTCTGA
- a CDS encoding ParB/RepB/Spo0J family partition protein, with protein sequence MIQSIALNKLVPSPRNVRKSSDPAADAQLKADIAARGLLQNLLVRKARRGKFEVEAGGRRLAALKSLAEEGVLKKNMPVTCLVIEGDEHEMREASLAENFQRLQMNPADEAQAFAAIIEAGACAADVARRFGVTVRFVEGRLRLAALAPCVFESLAAGEITLDIAKAYGATSDIDRQAQVFAEVQNAYYQITADSIRRMVLERSVRGNDPRAILVGRDAYIAAGGRIERELFDDEASESWLDITLLEELAARAMDAAAQAKAGETGLAWVKPTLDCYVSHELVGGLTRLPAEPAPLEADEAARLGELEAAYDVQAAILEDEDSAEDEVMKAESELAIIDKELRALSNRPPILAEELKQDAGAFLILSREGEPMLVPQYYSASEPDNVNDCALEPVESGSQDAGKPAILSQRLLDELSMQRRDILALYLASDPALALDLMVFTLADQDSHDWQRAKALTISGPVAHGPVTGFEAKDAPATAALAETSAALDESWRSGDGEVARFLLFRGLTDDARSQWLSHVVARTLVASLAVTGERQNPLHDCLGSMLGIEMAHWWRPTAANYFDRIPKARTLEAFDAVGGPELVSRYAASKKADLAATAERIFSGNFIAEAGVKERALAWVPAVMAFPPLSPAGDSADCPDAHDASDKEIADQAA encoded by the coding sequence ATGATCCAGTCTATTGCCTTGAACAAACTCGTTCCCAGTCCCCGCAATGTGCGCAAGTCTTCCGATCCAGCAGCTGACGCGCAGTTGAAAGCCGATATTGCAGCGCGTGGTCTGCTGCAGAATCTTCTTGTCCGCAAAGCACGGCGCGGAAAATTCGAGGTCGAAGCCGGTGGCCGTCGTCTGGCAGCCCTGAAGTCTTTGGCCGAAGAGGGCGTGTTGAAGAAAAATATGCCGGTCACTTGCCTGGTGATCGAAGGCGACGAGCACGAAATGCGCGAAGCCAGCCTTGCGGAGAATTTTCAGCGGTTGCAGATGAACCCCGCCGACGAAGCGCAGGCTTTTGCAGCAATTATCGAAGCGGGCGCATGTGCAGCGGATGTTGCGCGCCGTTTCGGCGTCACCGTGCGATTTGTGGAGGGCAGACTGCGGCTCGCTGCGCTTGCGCCTTGCGTCTTTGAAAGTCTGGCTGCCGGAGAAATCACGCTGGATATCGCCAAAGCCTATGGAGCAACCTCGGATATCGATCGGCAAGCTCAAGTATTTGCCGAGGTTCAGAACGCCTATTATCAGATCACCGCCGACAGTATTCGCCGCATGGTACTCGAACGCAGCGTACGCGGCAACGATCCCCGGGCTATTCTTGTCGGGCGCGACGCCTATATTGCTGCTGGTGGCCGCATTGAGCGCGAACTGTTTGACGACGAAGCAAGCGAGAGCTGGCTCGATATCACTTTACTCGAGGAACTGGCAGCCAGGGCCATGGACGCAGCGGCACAAGCAAAAGCCGGCGAAACCGGTCTTGCCTGGGTCAAACCGACACTCGACTGCTACGTCAGCCACGAGCTCGTAGGCGGTCTTACCCGGCTTCCTGCTGAACCAGCCCCGTTGGAAGCCGACGAAGCGGCACGTCTGGGTGAACTCGAAGCGGCCTACGACGTCCAGGCAGCGATTTTGGAAGATGAGGATAGCGCCGAAGACGAGGTGATGAAGGCAGAATCCGAACTTGCCATAATCGACAAGGAACTGCGCGCCCTTAGCAATCGCCCACCCATTCTTGCCGAAGAGCTGAAACAAGATGCGGGCGCGTTCCTCATCCTCTCTCGCGAGGGCGAACCGATGCTGGTACCCCAATATTATAGCGCAAGTGAACCGGATAATGTGAACGACTGCGCGCTTGAGCCCGTCGAAAGTGGATCCCAAGATGCAGGCAAACCTGCAATATTGTCCCAGCGCCTTCTTGATGAACTCTCGATGCAGCGCCGCGATATACTCGCGCTCTATCTTGCCAGTGATCCTGCGCTTGCGCTCGATCTTATGGTCTTCACGCTCGCTGACCAGGATAGTCATGATTGGCAGAGGGCCAAGGCGCTTACAATTTCCGGGCCAGTCGCACATGGCCCAGTGACGGGATTTGAGGCCAAGGACGCGCCAGCCACCGCAGCGCTTGCAGAAACATCGGCTGCATTGGACGAAAGCTGGCGAAGCGGTGACGGAGAAGTCGCTCGCTTCCTCTTGTTCCGCGGTCTTACAGACGATGCCCGCAGCCAATGGCTCAGCCATGTGGTTGCACGGACGCTGGTTGCCAGCCTGGCTGTAACTGGCGAGCGCCAGAACCCGCTGCACGACTGTCTGGGCAGCATGCTCGGTATCGAAATGGCGCATTGGTGGCGGCCAACCGCAGCCAATTATTTTGACCGGATACCCAAGGCGCGCACCCTTGAGGCGTTCGATGCCGTCGGCGGACCTGAACTTGTTAGCCGCTACGCCGCATCCAAAAAGGCAGATCTGGCTGCGACCGCCGAACGCATCTTCTCCGGCAACTTCATTGCCGAAGCAGGCGTGAAGGAACGCGCATTGGCATGGGTGCCCGCTGTCATGGCTTTCCCGCCGCTTAGCCCCGCAGGCGATTCAGCTGATTGTCCGGACGCTCACGATGCCAGCGACAAGGAGATAGCCGACCAAGCGGCCTGA
- a CDS encoding DUF2493 domain-containing protein has product MYDNFTRSLSGLDLSGLSITTPPFGPTDFPCENAIQQTLAGVWSDLFALFSDTALEADGEDIAWGFVNLFHRAASRKSSAVDRATDEIRAFLASADGSEIHSSNLEEQIECAQAAEASMIAFEAMRETAASLYIHETGSSWKPMTGSRPNHANGITSAVINGRDFLRARAQSRQKAYIPEGTPVIFAGGRTKQNSTDDAKRFAENIWETLDKVSNCVPDMVLVHGGDTKGADRLAASWAERRGIQQLVFSLDRRLGARAGFKRNEQMLSLNPRYLIAFPGTGVLERLVIEAKTRRVTVVDRRGLFGTSPKSPG; this is encoded by the coding sequence ATGTATGACAATTTTACCCGGTCGCTGTCAGGACTTGATCTTTCAGGCTTGTCGATCACCACGCCGCCATTTGGCCCCACAGATTTTCCATGTGAAAACGCGATCCAGCAGACGCTTGCCGGCGTCTGGTCTGATCTCTTTGCGCTCTTCAGCGATACCGCTCTGGAAGCTGATGGCGAAGACATCGCGTGGGGCTTCGTCAATCTCTTCCACCGGGCCGCTTCGCGCAAATCCTCGGCTGTTGACCGCGCAACCGACGAAATCCGGGCGTTTCTTGCAAGCGCCGATGGATCAGAGATCCACAGTTCCAATCTCGAAGAGCAGATCGAGTGCGCACAGGCTGCTGAAGCAAGCATGATTGCCTTTGAAGCCATGCGCGAAACAGCGGCATCTCTCTATATCCACGAAACCGGCTCGTCCTGGAAGCCGATGACCGGTTCCCGGCCAAATCATGCCAACGGCATCACATCAGCGGTGATCAATGGCCGTGATTTTCTCCGCGCTCGCGCGCAAAGCCGCCAGAAAGCCTATATTCCCGAAGGTACGCCAGTAATCTTCGCTGGCGGCCGAACAAAACAAAACAGCACTGACGATGCGAAGCGATTTGCCGAAAACATATGGGAAACACTCGACAAGGTATCGAACTGTGTTCCCGATATGGTTCTTGTCCATGGCGGTGACACCAAGGGTGCAGATCGCTTAGCCGCATCCTGGGCGGAACGTCGCGGCATTCAGCAGCTAGTCTTCTCGCTCGACCGTCGCCTCGGAGCCCGGGCAGGATTTAAGCGCAACGAGCAGATGCTCTCCCTCAATCCGCGATATTTGATTGCCTTTCCTGGTACAGGTGTTCTGGAACGACTTGTGATCGAGGCCAAGACGCGCCGTGTAACGGTTGTTGATCGCCGCGGCCTGTTTGGGACTTCTCCAAAATCGCCTGGGTGA
- a CDS encoding tyrosine-type recombinase/integrase, which translates to MSAATLPALIQRFFTDRLCTQMEASPHTVASYRDTFRLLLRFAGARCGKPPVKLAVEDIDADLVADFLVHCETVRGNSARSRNIRLAAIRSFFRYVAMTDPTWLLHCQRVLAMPSKRYVKRTVTFLDTPEIAALLAAPDRATWAGRRDHALLLLAVQTGLRASELVNLKCGDLTLGTGAYIRCMGKGRKERCTPLRRDTAKLLAAWMSERCDDNSPLFPSIRGERLSRDALEHLVRKHCLTASRACPSIGTKRVTPHTLRHSTAMDLLHHGVDQAVIALWLGHESVATTQIYIHADMRMKEKALARVAAPQVPTGRYRPDDGLLAFLEGL; encoded by the coding sequence ATGAGCGCTGCAACCTTGCCTGCGCTGATCCAGCGCTTCTTCACTGACCGGCTGTGCACCCAGATGGAAGCCAGCCCTCATACGGTTGCAAGCTATCGCGACACGTTCCGCCTGCTGTTGCGGTTCGCGGGTGCGCGCTGCGGTAAGCCGCCGGTCAAGCTCGCGGTCGAGGATATCGACGCCGATCTGGTTGCCGACTTCCTCGTTCATTGCGAGACCGTGCGCGGCAACAGCGCCCGCAGCCGCAACATCCGGCTTGCCGCGATCCGCTCGTTCTTCCGCTATGTCGCGATGACCGATCCGACCTGGCTGCTCCACTGTCAGCGCGTGCTGGCGATGCCCAGCAAACGCTATGTGAAACGCACGGTGACGTTCCTCGATACACCGGAGATCGCGGCATTGCTGGCGGCTCCTGATCGTGCGACGTGGGCCGGACGGCGTGATCATGCGCTGCTCCTGCTCGCGGTTCAGACGGGTCTCAGGGCGTCCGAGCTGGTGAACCTCAAGTGCGGCGATCTGACGCTTGGTACGGGCGCGTATATCCGTTGCATGGGCAAGGGCCGGAAGGAGCGATGCACACCGCTGCGCCGCGACACCGCCAAGCTGCTGGCGGCATGGATGAGCGAGCGCTGTGACGATAACAGCCCGCTGTTCCCGTCGATCCGGGGTGAGCGGCTGAGCCGTGATGCACTTGAACATCTGGTCCGCAAGCACTGCCTCACGGCATCGCGCGCGTGCCCGAGCATCGGGACCAAGCGTGTCACACCGCATACGCTGCGCCACAGCACCGCGATGGACCTCCTGCATCATGGCGTCGATCAAGCGGTGATCGCTCTCTGGCTCGGACATGAGTCGGTCGCAACCACCCAGATATACATCCACGCCGATATGCGAATGAAGGAAAAGGCACTCGCTCGGGTCGCTGCTCCGCAGGTGCCGACAGGCCGATACCGGCCCGATGATGGCCTCCTCGCGTTCCTCGAAGGACTCTGA
- a CDS encoding tyrosine-type recombinase/integrase — translation MNVTSQLDRYLGVRRSLGYDLRTDERVLRRFARFTDQEGAARIDTALFLRWDASLPDVSTSTRSARLGKVRLFAQWLSNIDPAHEVPPRGLLPGHTGRSRPYIYSEAEITSIIAAAGALPSIYGMRGLTFSTLFGLIAVTGLRISEALALDHDDLANGVLRVRRGKLGKERLLPLDPTVVTRLVAYAAERDRLLGSVPTSFFVNCKGARPTDCGTRYNFAQVCQHIGLRAHQRYGRHGRGPRIHDLRHSFAVRTMINWYRTGKDPAREMIRLTTYLGHTDPDNTFWYLEAVPELLDLAMARATSCGETDQ, via the coding sequence ATGAATGTCACATCCCAACTGGACCGCTATCTTGGCGTTAGGCGCAGCCTCGGTTATGACCTTCGCACCGATGAACGGGTACTGCGCCGGTTCGCCCGGTTTACCGATCAGGAAGGCGCTGCGCGCATTGATACGGCGCTGTTCCTGCGCTGGGATGCAAGCCTGCCTGACGTCAGCACATCGACACGTTCGGCCCGGCTTGGCAAGGTGCGGCTGTTCGCGCAGTGGCTGAGCAACATTGATCCCGCCCATGAAGTCCCGCCGCGTGGGCTGCTGCCGGGCCATACCGGGCGCTCGCGCCCGTATATATACAGCGAGGCCGAGATCACATCGATCATCGCGGCTGCGGGGGCGCTGCCCTCGATCTACGGTATGCGCGGACTGACCTTCTCGACCCTGTTCGGGCTTATTGCGGTGACGGGTCTCAGGATCAGCGAAGCGCTTGCGCTCGACCATGATGATCTTGCGAACGGTGTGCTGCGCGTTCGGCGCGGAAAACTCGGTAAGGAGCGGCTGCTTCCCCTTGATCCCACGGTGGTGACAAGGCTCGTCGCCTATGCTGCCGAGCGCGACCGGTTGCTGGGAAGTGTCCCGACATCCTTCTTCGTTAACTGCAAGGGAGCAAGGCCGACCGATTGCGGCACGCGCTACAACTTTGCGCAGGTATGCCAGCATATCGGCTTGCGAGCGCATCAGCGATATGGTCGGCATGGCCGGGGACCGCGTATCCATGATCTGCGCCACAGCTTTGCGGTGCGCACAATGATAAACTGGTACCGTACCGGCAAGGATCCGGCCCGCGAGATGATCCGGCTGACCACTTATCTGGGCCATACCGACCCCGACAACACGTTCTGGTATCTCGAAGCGGTGCCCGAACTGCTCGATCTGGCGATGGCGCGGGCAACCTCTTGCGGGGAGACGGACCAATGA